A genomic segment from Deinococcus sp. YIM 77859 encodes:
- a CDS encoding phosphotransferase enzyme family protein — protein MGPADLIRLALPLYGLASSSFTVLRSLEDIVARVETPAGPTVLRVCAAGTAAARLAEISTFQNAAAGTGLTVPQSEAARALTLPDGTCRWTVCSTWVDGEVPRPVTADLTRRLGRETARLHGLDFRPPGTWTGPVYGAAWLREWWRAEAPRHLSTADRERCAPAIARAAAFMEAHAAEERVIHSDLHFGNVLLAPGGQVAILDFDGCAVAHPAFDLALTEGELLDFPDAPALTAAYREGYAAQSGRPYPAQAAELLRVATATAFLEWVYGSANPEVRAQKEGWVPSLLNDLALRE, from the coding sequence ATGGGACCCGCCGACCTCATTCGCCTCGCCCTTCCGCTCTACGGCCTCGCCAGCTCATCCTTCACGGTTCTGCGCAGCCTTGAGGACATCGTGGCGCGCGTGGAGACTCCCGCTGGTCCCACGGTTCTCCGGGTCTGTGCGGCTGGTACGGCGGCAGCCCGCCTGGCGGAGATCAGCACTTTCCAGAATGCCGCCGCTGGCACAGGTCTGACCGTTCCCCAGAGTGAGGCAGCCCGCGCTCTGACCCTGCCGGATGGAACATGCCGTTGGACCGTCTGCTCGACCTGGGTGGATGGGGAGGTGCCCCGTCCGGTGACTGCCGACCTTACCCGGAGGCTGGGGCGGGAGACGGCCCGCCTGCACGGGCTGGACTTTCGTCCTCCGGGAACCTGGACCGGCCCGGTGTACGGGGCCGCCTGGCTGCGCGAGTGGTGGAGGGCCGAGGCCCCGCGTCACCTGAGCACCGCCGACCGCGAGCGGTGTGCGCCCGCCATCGCCCGGGCCGCCGCGTTCATGGAGGCGCACGCGGCGGAGGAGCGGGTCATCCACTCGGACCTGCACTTCGGCAATGTGCTGCTGGCCCCAGGTGGGCAGGTCGCTATCCTTGACTTCGACGGGTGCGCCGTGGCCCATCCCGCCTTCGACCTCGCGCTGACCGAGGGGGAGCTGCTCGACTTCCCGGACGCCCCGGCCCTGACGGCAGCCTACCGGGAGGGGTACGCGGCGCAGTCGGGGCGGCCCTACCCCGCACAGGCAGCGGAGTTGCTCCGCGTCGCCACAGCAACGGCCTTTCTGGAGTGGGTGTACGGGAGCGCCAATCCGGAGGTCCGCGCACAGAAGGAAGGGTGGGTGCCCTCGTTGCTGAATGAC